In one window of Leptospira sp. WS92.C1 DNA:
- a CDS encoding alpha/beta hydrolase yields the protein MKTRSTQNKTKVKRKEHPVSLEFTEEMKGYISSTPGVSFQEGYDIGKKDQNYFMFHLTIRIPDVDFFVYDPKESGEAIGWVDCQALGGRLQVSKGFFNCFVDVGKPSKIVKNMKYRLFLVNPTGEEFTLTGFKLVQDDGIENIWHDTSTLYSKIFSGHIEESKEGKSKILYTGILHILIPDFIKQMTTFHSNGKTFTERQEALLKFGELFLGNLWEVYAPHFFKAEPELWNEREIPLFTLEGVKNSKISTHSITTDDKLSVSLIRFQKKECKDVVVLMHGLTTSTDMYIMPEHKNLVTYLHENGLTDVWSFDWRGSLRYNYNLFPHRFSLDDIALYDIPKAVEEVRKTVGKDKRIHFVVHCVGSITFFMSLYAQKIDGITSVVSNSVSLTPKVPLWSKIKLTLAPFFIESIFRFPNLNPRWAYLPGLARGKLFSKLISLFHTECDNPACHMLSLMWGAGRPACYEHSNLHGVTHRRVGDLFGATSMNYHRHIRKSQFRKVMVKYKERDQKYDSLPNNYLQYADKIDIPTLFITGDKNKIFLDSNKIMFDTLNKLQPKNKNEFFLAKGYGHQDTLMGKRSDKDVFPEIVRFIQKHSKKK from the coding sequence ATGAAAACAAGATCGACTCAAAATAAAACGAAAGTAAAACGCAAAGAACATCCCGTAAGTCTTGAATTTACCGAAGAAATGAAAGGATATATTTCCTCCACTCCGGGAGTTTCCTTTCAAGAAGGATATGATATCGGTAAAAAAGATCAGAATTATTTCATGTTTCACTTAACGATCCGAATCCCCGACGTGGATTTTTTTGTTTATGATCCGAAAGAAAGTGGTGAAGCGATCGGTTGGGTCGATTGTCAGGCGTTAGGCGGTAGACTTCAGGTTTCAAAAGGATTTTTTAATTGTTTTGTGGATGTCGGTAAACCCTCCAAAATCGTGAAAAATATGAAGTATCGTCTATTTTTAGTAAATCCCACCGGAGAAGAATTTACTCTCACTGGATTTAAGCTGGTTCAGGACGATGGAATCGAAAATATTTGGCACGATACCTCTACCTTATACAGCAAGATTTTTTCAGGTCATATAGAGGAATCCAAAGAGGGAAAGTCCAAAATTCTTTATACCGGAATTCTACACATTCTCATTCCTGATTTTATCAAACAGATGACCACGTTTCATTCAAACGGAAAGACCTTTACCGAACGACAGGAAGCGCTTTTGAAATTCGGGGAATTATTTTTAGGAAATCTCTGGGAAGTTTATGCGCCTCATTTTTTTAAAGCCGAGCCAGAGCTCTGGAACGAACGAGAGATCCCTTTGTTTACGTTGGAAGGCGTTAAAAATTCTAAAATTTCTACACACTCGATCACGACTGACGATAAACTCTCCGTCAGTCTCATTCGATTCCAAAAAAAAGAATGTAAAGACGTAGTTGTCCTTATGCACGGTCTTACAACTTCCACGGATATGTATATCATGCCGGAACATAAGAATCTTGTAACATATTTGCATGAAAACGGACTTACGGATGTATGGAGTTTTGATTGGAGAGGAAGTTTAAGATACAATTACAATCTATTTCCCCACAGATTCAGTTTGGACGATATCGCGTTGTATGACATACCCAAGGCGGTCGAAGAAGTTCGTAAAACAGTCGGCAAAGACAAACGAATACATTTTGTCGTTCATTGTGTAGGTTCGATTACGTTTTTTATGAGTCTTTATGCGCAAAAGATAGATGGAATCACAAGCGTTGTCTCGAACAGCGTATCACTTACACCCAAGGTCCCCCTTTGGTCTAAAATCAAACTTACCTTAGCTCCGTTTTTTATTGAATCTATATTTAGATTTCCTAATCTAAATCCGAGATGGGCTTATTTGCCCGGACTTGCCCGGGGAAAATTATTTTCCAAATTGATCAGTCTTTTTCATACCGAATGCGACAATCCCGCGTGTCATATGCTCAGTTTGATGTGGGGAGCGGGAAGGCCTGCCTGTTATGAGCACTCGAATTTGCACGGAGTAACCCATCGAAGAGTCGGCGATCTATTCGGAGCGACTTCTATGAATTATCATAGACATATTCGCAAATCACAATTTCGAAAAGTAATGGTGAAATATAAAGAACGAGATCAAAAATACGACTCACTTCCCAATAATTATCTTCAATACGCGGATAAAATCGACATACCTACTTTGTTTATTACCGGAGATAAGAATAAGATATTCTTGGATTCCAATAAAATCATGTTTGATACTTTGAATAAACTTCAGCCGAAAAATAAAAACGAATTTTTCCTCGCGAAAGGATACGGACATCAGGACACTCTTATGGGTAAAAGAAGCGACAAAGACGTTTTTCCTGAGATTGTTCGATTTATCCAAAAACACTCCAAAAAAAAATAA
- a CDS encoding SDR family NAD(P)-dependent oxidoreductase encodes MKEKKVVIITGAAGGIGKETSRVFAKNGYSLCLLDRPSESSKLNELKSELPGEHLAVLCDITDYKNVESSIKKCYSHFGRIDALINNAGIMRPGSFEDASLENIHQQIQVNLNGTIYCTKVALPYLKDSKGKLVIVASLAGVVPAPYHAVYVATKFGLRGLALTLHIELKKSGISVSCILPGTIESPMTQEMANQDRSSPMAYINPPLPASKVATAIYRSIHSNQTEIYVPYSQGLLSRLALSFPGMIPKIYPMMEKKGIRNQEAWKKKGVFSR; translated from the coding sequence ATGAAAGAAAAGAAAGTTGTCATCATTACAGGTGCGGCCGGCGGAATCGGTAAAGAGACCTCCCGTGTTTTTGCCAAAAACGGGTATTCTCTTTGTTTATTAGACCGCCCCTCCGAATCCAGCAAACTCAATGAACTGAAATCGGAACTCCCGGGCGAACACCTTGCCGTTCTCTGCGATATTACTGATTATAAAAATGTGGAAAGCTCGATCAAAAAGTGTTACTCACATTTTGGAAGAATCGACGCTTTGATCAACAACGCGGGGATAATGAGACCAGGAAGTTTTGAAGACGCTAGTTTGGAAAACATCCATCAGCAGATCCAAGTAAATCTCAACGGAACGATCTATTGCACAAAAGTTGCGCTTCCTTATCTAAAGGATAGTAAGGGTAAATTGGTAATTGTAGCTTCTTTAGCGGGCGTGGTCCCCGCTCCGTATCATGCGGTTTACGTTGCCACTAAATTCGGTTTAAGAGGATTGGCTTTAACTCTGCATATCGAACTCAAAAAATCGGGAATCAGTGTAAGCTGCATTCTTCCCGGCACGATAGAATCGCCGATGACTCAAGAAATGGCCAACCAGGATCGTAGTTCTCCGATGGCCTACATCAATCCTCCATTACCGGCTTCAAAAGTGGCGACTGCAATTTACAGATCCATTCATTCGAATCAAACTGAAATTTATGTGCCTTACTCACAAGGTTTGCTTTCCAGATTGGCGCTTTCTTTTCCAGGAATGATCCCCAAGATCTATCCGATGATGGAAAAAAAAGGGATTCGAAATCAAGAAGCCTGGAAAAAAAAAGGAGTCTTTTCGAGATAA
- a CDS encoding SRPBCC domain-containing protein, producing MMPQNIETSISINASAEKVWRIFTDFKEYPRWNPFLKRVFGKPTQNSSAIVFDFYFKGIFLPAKVIIYTCVFASEISWRGGFPLFLKYLFFGDHRFLFEEVSKNQTLFKHRAVLSGIMPSILKTHIQTAVKNSHLEMNQKLKELSER from the coding sequence ATGATGCCGCAAAATATAGAAACTTCGATTTCCATCAACGCTTCAGCAGAAAAGGTCTGGAGGATATTCACTGATTTTAAGGAATATCCGCGCTGGAACCCATTCTTAAAAAGAGTTTTTGGGAAGCCGACCCAAAACAGTAGCGCGATCGTTTTTGACTTTTACTTTAAAGGGATTTTTTTACCCGCAAAAGTCATTATATATACCTGTGTTTTCGCTTCGGAAATTTCCTGGAGAGGAGGATTTCCACTTTTTCTTAAATATTTATTTTTCGGCGATCATCGTTTTCTGTTCGAAGAAGTGTCGAAAAATCAAACTCTTTTTAAGCACCGGGCAGTGTTATCCGGTATTATGCCGAGCATCTTGAAAACTCATATCCAAACTGCGGTTAAAAATTCCCATTTGGAAATGAATCAAAAGCTAAAAGAGTTATCCGAACGATAG
- a CDS encoding 7TM diverse intracellular signaling domain-containing protein — protein sequence MKKNLVYFIFCIFLFFIHTSLIGYEKVIVNDEIQRTPIGQKVYYIADPEKKISIQEILTSEYQNQFIKSEEDGINFGQTNYDYWIRITFANAKDISDLKLLEIDYSNIDKVEFYRPNSNGEFEVESSGMLFPFYIRKFINRNFVYDINLAPNEEKTYYIRATTSGGLILPFVLWNKDKFNQYNADIQHGLGLYYGVMIVMILYNIFIFLSVRDISYFYYVMYIIGFLGIQLVLTGHGFQYLWSNYPWMQRNFYVIFSGICLTSILLFSKRFLNIKETVPKMDKLMQIFIFLEAIMTFTPLIFPPEITIKISLVLTLPPVILIFIAAILAFIRKYRPARYFLLAFTVLQLAGLIVVLKFINVLSSNVFTEYGLYYGSAMEVILLSIALADRINIMKKEKEEAQQRTLEMQKILTESYARFVPKDFLASLGKESILDVRLGDQIQKDMAVMFSDIRSFTTLSEQMTPAENFNFINSYLKRMSPIIQKHNGFIDKFIGDAIMALFQKSVIDAVSAGIEMQKYLEEYNGYRANRNYDPIQIGVGIHSGSLMLGTIGAEERLEGTVISDTVNLASRIESLTKIYGSRIAVSESTVLEIKNDSKFHFRFLDRVKVKGKQKPVSIYEILDSDQPEEFDLKLKTKPEYDQAVKFFHSDLFEDAKEYFNRVVKVHPDDKVAQFYLKRLFPATHPIKIAENE from the coding sequence ATGAAAAAAAATTTAGTTTATTTCATTTTTTGCATATTTCTTTTTTTTATCCACACATCTTTGATCGGGTATGAAAAAGTAATCGTAAACGACGAGATTCAAAGAACTCCGATCGGCCAAAAAGTTTATTATATCGCCGATCCGGAGAAAAAAATATCGATCCAAGAGATTCTTACCTCTGAATACCAGAATCAATTTATCAAATCGGAAGAGGACGGAATCAATTTTGGTCAGACCAATTACGATTATTGGATTCGAATTACATTTGCAAATGCCAAGGATATTTCCGATCTAAAACTTCTTGAAATCGATTATAGTAATATCGATAAGGTTGAGTTTTATCGCCCGAACTCAAACGGCGAATTTGAAGTCGAATCCAGCGGGATGTTGTTTCCCTTTTATATACGCAAATTTATAAATAGAAATTTTGTTTACGACATAAACCTCGCGCCCAACGAAGAAAAAACATACTATATCCGCGCCACTACAAGCGGCGGACTGATCCTCCCTTTTGTTCTTTGGAACAAGGATAAATTCAACCAGTATAATGCGGACATTCAACACGGATTGGGTTTGTATTACGGCGTAATGATCGTAATGATTCTTTATAATATTTTTATATTCTTATCCGTTCGAGATATCAGCTATTTTTACTATGTGATGTATATCATAGGTTTTTTGGGCATTCAACTTGTACTTACGGGTCACGGATTTCAGTATCTTTGGTCCAATTATCCGTGGATGCAAAGAAATTTTTACGTTATATTTTCAGGAATTTGCCTCACTTCCATTTTATTGTTCTCCAAAAGATTCCTAAACATCAAAGAAACCGTTCCCAAAATGGACAAATTGATGCAGATCTTTATCTTTCTCGAAGCAATTATGACGTTTACTCCGTTGATATTTCCTCCGGAAATCACGATTAAGATCTCTCTGGTGTTGACACTTCCTCCCGTAATTTTAATTTTTATCGCTGCGATCTTAGCCTTTATCAGAAAATACAGACCCGCGAGATATTTTCTGTTGGCATTTACGGTTTTACAACTCGCCGGATTGATTGTGGTTCTTAAATTCATCAACGTTTTATCATCGAACGTTTTTACCGAATACGGATTGTATTACGGCTCCGCAATGGAAGTAATTCTACTTTCCATAGCTTTGGCGGATAGAATCAATATTATGAAAAAGGAAAAAGAGGAAGCTCAACAAAGAACTTTGGAGATGCAGAAAATTCTAACCGAATCGTATGCAAGGTTCGTACCCAAGGACTTCTTGGCGAGTCTTGGAAAAGAATCGATACTTGACGTAAGGTTAGGGGATCAAATTCAAAAGGATATGGCCGTGATGTTCAGCGACATTCGCTCCTTTACCACTCTTTCCGAACAAATGACTCCCGCAGAAAATTTCAACTTTATCAATTCCTATCTAAAAAGGATGAGTCCGATCATTCAAAAACACAACGGGTTTATCGATAAGTTTATCGGAGACGCGATTATGGCCCTGTTTCAAAAAAGCGTAATTGATGCTGTATCCGCCGGAATCGAGATGCAAAAATATTTAGAGGAATACAACGGATATAGGGCAAATCGAAACTACGATCCGATTCAAATCGGAGTCGGAATTCATTCGGGCTCCTTGATGTTGGGCACGATCGGAGCGGAAGAACGTTTGGAAGGGACTGTGATTTCGGATACGGTAAATTTGGCGTCTCGGATCGAAAGTCTTACTAAAATCTACGGATCCAGAATCGCAGTCAGCGAAAGCACCGTATTAGAAATTAAGAATGATAGCAAATTTCACTTTCGCTTTTTGGATCGTGTCAAGGTCAAAGGCAAACAAAAGCCAGTATCTATCTACGAAATTTTGGATTCGGATCAGCCGGAAGAATTCGATCTAAAACTCAAGACAAAACCCGAATACGATCAAGCAGTAAAATTCTTTCATTCCGATCTGTTTGAAGACGCAAAAGAATATTTCAATCGAGTGGTCAAAGTTCATCCGGATGATAAGGTAGCACAGTTTTACCTAAAGAGATTGTTTCCGGCAACTCATCCTATTAAGATAGCGGAAAACGAGTGA
- the eno gene encoding phosphopyruvate hydratase, whose amino-acid sequence MSHHSQIQKIKAREIIDSRGNPTVEVDVILADGSFGRAAVPSGASTGEYEAVELRDGDKNRYLGKGVLKAVEHVNGKIQETLKGEDALDQNRIDQLMLDADGTKNKGKLGANAILGTSLAVAKASAAHAGLPLYRYIGGNFARELPVPMMNIINGGAHADNNVDFQEFMILPVGAKSFREGLRMGAEVFHSLKSVLKEKKLNTAVGDEGGFAPDLTSNVEAIEVILQAIEKAGYKPEKDVLLGLDAASSEFYDKSKKKYVLGAENNKEFSSAELVEYYANLVSKYPIITIEDGLDENDWDGWKLLSDKLGKKIQLVGDDLFVTNIEKLSKGIASGVGNSILIKVNQIGSLSETLASIEMAKKAKYTNVVSHRSGETEDVTISHIAVATNAGQIKTGSLSRTDRIAKYNELLRIEEELGKSAVYKGRETFYNL is encoded by the coding sequence ATGTCTCATCACTCTCAAATTCAAAAAATTAAGGCCCGGGAAATCATCGACTCCCGAGGAAATCCCACTGTCGAAGTAGACGTAATCTTAGCGGACGGTTCTTTTGGTAGAGCCGCGGTTCCTTCCGGAGCTTCCACTGGAGAATACGAAGCGGTAGAACTCAGAGACGGCGATAAAAACCGTTATCTCGGAAAAGGCGTTCTCAAAGCGGTCGAACACGTAAATGGAAAAATCCAGGAAACCTTGAAAGGCGAAGACGCTCTGGATCAAAACCGGATCGATCAGCTCATGTTGGATGCGGACGGAACCAAAAACAAAGGAAAGCTCGGGGCGAACGCGATCCTGGGAACTTCTTTAGCGGTAGCAAAGGCTTCTGCGGCACACGCTGGACTTCCGCTCTATCGTTATATCGGCGGAAACTTTGCCAGAGAACTTCCGGTTCCTATGATGAACATCATCAACGGCGGAGCTCACGCGGACAACAACGTGGACTTTCAGGAATTTATGATTCTCCCCGTGGGAGCAAAAAGTTTTCGCGAGGGTTTGAGAATGGGAGCGGAAGTATTCCATTCTTTAAAATCCGTTCTCAAAGAAAAGAAATTGAACACAGCGGTCGGAGACGAAGGCGGTTTTGCTCCGGATCTTACGAGTAACGTAGAAGCGATCGAAGTCATTCTCCAAGCAATCGAAAAAGCCGGTTATAAACCCGAAAAAGACGTTTTATTGGGTTTGGACGCCGCTTCTTCCGAGTTTTACGACAAAAGCAAAAAGAAATACGTACTCGGTGCCGAAAATAATAAAGAGTTCTCCAGTGCGGAACTGGTGGAATATTATGCGAATCTCGTTTCCAAATATCCGATCATTACGATCGAAGACGGATTGGACGAGAACGACTGGGACGGTTGGAAACTTCTTTCCGATAAGTTAGGAAAGAAAATCCAACTGGTGGGAGACGATCTTTTTGTGACGAACATCGAGAAACTCTCCAAGGGAATCGCTTCCGGAGTCGGAAATTCGATCTTGATTAAGGTAAATCAAATCGGTTCCCTTTCGGAAACGCTCGCTTCGATAGAAATGGCGAAAAAAGCAAAATACACAAATGTTGTAAGCCATAGAAGCGGAGAAACCGAAGACGTTACGATCTCTCATATCGCGGTTGCGACTAACGCGGGTCAGATCAAAACGGGTTCCCTTTCCAGAACGGACAGGATCGCAAAATACAACGAACTTCTTCGAATCGAAGAAGAACTCGGAAAATCCGCGGTTTACAAAGGCAGGGAAACGTTTTACAATTTGTAA
- a CDS encoding septum formation initiator family protein — MTTLPTKVFCFSCFLGGLFYFVVLGESGIVVRSQLEESLASLRLDVERLAYENRQLEEKQKILKNDQVALEREARRFYLLSENAQIIKFRETENVSELKPILASRLNAFRPGKQFPVPPIHFIRIFYAIFASFTCIGVFIKMRKKKLDFSNY; from the coding sequence ATGACTACTCTTCCAACAAAAGTCTTTTGCTTCTCTTGTTTTCTCGGCGGACTCTTTTATTTTGTAGTCTTGGGAGAATCTGGGATCGTCGTACGATCCCAACTGGAAGAATCTCTTGCGTCATTGAGATTAGACGTGGAAAGACTGGCCTATGAAAATCGACAATTGGAAGAGAAGCAAAAAATTTTGAAAAACGATCAAGTGGCCCTCGAAAGAGAGGCCCGAAGATTCTATCTACTCAGCGAAAACGCTCAGATCATAAAATTCAGAGAAACCGAAAACGTTTCCGAACTCAAACCGATTCTCGCGTCCAGACTGAATGCGTTTCGTCCCGGTAAACAATTTCCAGTACCGCCGATCCATTTTATTCGGATTTTCTACGCAATCTTTGCTAGTTTTACTTGTATTGGGGTTTTCATAAAAATGAGGAAGAAGAAACTGGACTTTAGTAACTACTAA
- a CDS encoding ATP-dependent Clp protease proteolytic subunit, whose product MPETEKIAEVFEELTGSKISKNFLDHRKIFLWGPVTDESSKDLVGKLLFLEMKDPGKPITFFINSPGGVVTSGMTVFDTIKMISSPVHTVCMGMAASMGSVLLAAGKKGERSIWPNGKVMIHQPSIGGQIVAPATDLKIHAEEILKTKAKLNQILADACGHPVSKLEEDTDRDYYMDAEEALKYGIVDKLATTIDFS is encoded by the coding sequence ATGCCAGAAACAGAAAAAATCGCGGAAGTATTCGAAGAACTCACAGGAAGCAAAATTTCCAAAAATTTCCTCGACCACAGAAAGATTTTTCTCTGGGGTCCGGTGACCGACGAATCGTCTAAGGACCTTGTCGGAAAACTCCTCTTCTTGGAAATGAAAGATCCCGGAAAACCAATCACGTTTTTTATCAATAGCCCCGGCGGCGTTGTCACCTCCGGAATGACCGTATTTGATACGATCAAAATGATCAGCTCTCCGGTTCATACGGTTTGTATGGGAATGGCGGCTTCTATGGGTTCTGTTCTTCTTGCCGCCGGTAAAAAAGGAGAACGTTCGATCTGGCCAAATGGAAAAGTAATGATTCACCAGCCGAGTATCGGCGGACAAATTGTAGCTCCGGCTACCGATCTCAAAATCCACGCGGAAGAGATTCTGAAAACCAAAGCAAAGCTGAATCAGATTCTCGCGGACGCTTGCGGACATCCGGTTTCCAAATTGGAAGAAGATACGGATCGCGATTATTATATGGACGCGGAAGAAGCGCTCAAATACGGGATCGTGGACAAACTCGCGACAACCATCGACTTTAGCTGA
- a CDS encoding YheT family hydrolase produces the protein MSSQPPFKPKRFFKSRHLQTIYNTFFPPANKLRTAFYVEDILLQLSDGSGDSLWLEHNPPLAHYTNPAPRWNGTYLVMIHGMEGTSDSSYLVTLAQNALSRGYGCIRMNLRNCGRGQGFAKGTYNVGQTKDVQDVIDFVWEKLSHRIFLSGFSLSASLVLKYLGEKRNHKVESFSSTNPPLDLRKGCEFIDSPEARFYRDRFVSEFRKKIKNKIIQLPPELEKAVFKTKTFFDFDDLVTAPLFGYKSALDFYQDCSSKNYITNIRHSGIVIHSEDDPVVPPFDWETIPWESMPHITTILTPHGGHVGFLTDPTPEIPDGRWLNKIILDYFDLKVNPGW, from the coding sequence ATGAGTTCACAGCCACCCTTTAAACCGAAACGATTTTTCAAGAGCAGACATCTTCAGACGATCTACAATACATTCTTTCCCCCTGCAAATAAACTCAGAACCGCATTTTATGTGGAGGATATCCTTCTCCAACTCTCGGACGGTTCGGGTGATTCTCTCTGGCTTGAACACAATCCTCCCTTAGCTCATTATACAAATCCCGCACCCCGATGGAACGGAACCTATCTCGTTATGATTCACGGAATGGAAGGAACTTCGGATAGCTCGTATCTTGTTACTCTTGCACAGAACGCACTTTCGAGAGGTTATGGTTGTATTCGTATGAATTTGCGAAACTGCGGTAGAGGTCAAGGATTTGCAAAAGGAACATACAACGTAGGTCAGACCAAGGACGTTCAAGACGTGATCGACTTTGTCTGGGAAAAACTTTCTCATCGAATCTTTCTTTCCGGCTTTTCTCTTTCTGCAAGCTTGGTCTTAAAATATTTGGGAGAAAAAAGAAATCACAAAGTAGAATCTTTTTCCTCCACCAATCCTCCTCTGGATCTTCGTAAAGGTTGTGAATTTATAGATTCTCCCGAAGCAAGATTTTACAGGGATCGTTTTGTTTCCGAGTTTCGTAAAAAGATCAAAAATAAAATCATCCAGCTTCCGCCCGAGCTGGAGAAAGCCGTGTTCAAAACCAAAACATTTTTTGACTTTGACGATCTTGTCACAGCTCCTCTTTTCGGCTACAAAAGCGCTCTCGATTTCTATCAGGATTGTTCGAGCAAAAACTACATAACAAACATCCGTCATTCCGGAATCGTTATCCATTCGGAGGACGATCCGGTCGTTCCTCCGTTTGATTGGGAAACGATTCCATGGGAAAGCATGCCCCATATTACAACCATACTGACTCCGCATGGAGGACACGTGGGATTTCTTACGGATCCCACTCCGGAAATACCCGACGGAAGATGGCTGAATAAAATTATTCTGGATTATTTCGATTTGAAAGTAAACCCTGGATGGTAA
- a CDS encoding DUF4416 family protein has protein sequence MNSSKKNPPNKEKLARPPGASFFIVVAYEDAEMFYSIKTKTEKKFSATLYESNPMPTWKDPDADLWNQFPGRLTKILSFKRRIHREELPSIQKECLSIQNAALEKDSGIRIFPGYLCNHSAVIASIKDDFHRIYLFNGVYAETVYNYQKQKMVFKETAPPFFKTPEAVYFFTSLRESYVQNINKT, from the coding sequence ATGAATTCCTCAAAAAAGAATCCTCCCAACAAGGAAAAACTCGCACGACCTCCCGGAGCTTCCTTTTTTATCGTAGTCGCCTACGAAGACGCGGAGATGTTTTATTCCATTAAAACAAAAACCGAAAAGAAGTTTTCAGCCACTTTATATGAAAGCAATCCGATGCCGACCTGGAAGGACCCGGACGCGGATCTCTGGAATCAGTTTCCGGGAAGACTTACGAAAATTCTTTCCTTCAAAAGAAGAATTCACAGAGAAGAACTTCCCTCCATCCAGAAAGAATGTCTTTCGATTCAAAATGCGGCTTTGGAAAAAGACAGCGGGATCCGAATCTTTCCGGGATATCTTTGCAATCATTCCGCAGTGATCGCCTCCATCAAAGATGATTTTCACAGAATCTATCTATTTAACGGAGTGTATGCGGAGACGGTTTACAATTACCAAAAACAAAAAATGGTCTTTAAAGAAACGGCTCCTCCGTTTTTTAAAACTCCGGAAGCAGTTTATTTTTTTACAAGTCTAAGAGAGTCCTATGTACAAAACATCAATAAAACCTAA
- a CDS encoding diacylglycerol/polyprenol kinase family protein, whose product MANSVRFNYARKLWHLLGLIVPVCYYLDVFHGAFDLLNATRAVVSVTLVLCLGIILLVEYFRFQSPGFQKFFLAVAGILLKEEEKSRLNGTLPYFLSCTFVVFLFPPEISILSMLFLVIGDPSAAWVGTFYGKRRFSNGKSVEGIIAFVVVSAVVGFSFMYVSDTFGKQHFLKSAGFAFQNHLVFLVPAILISALTELYCGTYWNGLIDDNLLIPAVSAVVLGFTAWLLLGVEPSTIFLNPADLFLKV is encoded by the coding sequence TTGGCAAATTCGGTTCGATTCAATTACGCGCGTAAACTCTGGCATCTTCTTGGTTTGATAGTTCCTGTCTGTTATTATCTGGATGTATTTCACGGTGCATTTGACCTTTTGAACGCAACACGCGCGGTAGTTTCTGTTACCCTGGTGCTTTGCTTGGGAATCATCCTTTTGGTGGAATACTTTCGTTTTCAATCTCCCGGTTTTCAAAAATTCTTTTTGGCCGTTGCGGGAATCCTTTTGAAAGAGGAAGAGAAATCAAGACTCAATGGAACCCTTCCTTATTTTCTCTCTTGCACATTTGTAGTCTTTTTATTTCCTCCAGAGATTTCGATTCTTTCCATGCTCTTTCTTGTGATCGGAGATCCAAGCGCAGCCTGGGTCGGAACCTTTTACGGAAAGAGAAGATTCTCCAACGGAAAGTCCGTGGAAGGAATCATAGCTTTTGTCGTTGTGAGCGCTGTCGTAGGATTTTCGTTTATGTATGTTTCCGATACATTTGGAAAACAACACTTTCTAAAATCGGCGGGATTTGCATTTCAGAATCATCTCGTATTTCTCGTTCCCGCGATTTTAATTTCCGCTTTGACGGAGTTGTACTGCGGAACCTATTGGAACGGTTTGATCGACGATAATCTTTTGATTCCCGCGGTCTCAGCAGTCGTGCTCGGTTTTACCGCTTGGCTACTTTTGGGTGTGGAACCCTCTACGATTTTTTTAAATCCAGCGGACTTATTTTTGAAAGTTTGA
- a CDS encoding STAS domain-containing protein: MILNEIIISTEKIDNVQVMKLQGSINSFTEKKFKDELSVSIRSGPVILDLEEVSLISSRGIQSLKEMNQLSFTSRNKLVLIHPTDSVKNAIKMAALNGLFLIAPDEESALKMTMKNR, encoded by the coding sequence ATGATTCTGAACGAGATCATCATTTCCACCGAGAAAATTGACAACGTTCAAGTTATGAAGTTGCAGGGTTCGATCAACTCATTTACTGAAAAAAAATTCAAAGACGAACTTTCCGTATCGATTCGATCCGGTCCTGTCATTCTGGATTTGGAAGAAGTGAGTTTGATTTCATCTCGGGGGATTCAATCTTTGAAAGAAATGAATCAACTGAGCTTTACCTCTCGAAATAAATTAGTATTGATCCATCCGACGGATTCCGTTAAAAATGCGATCAAAATGGCGGCCCTCAACGGACTCTTTCTCATCGCTCCAGACGAAGAGTCGGCTTTGAAAATGACGATGAAAAATAGGTAG
- a CDS encoding helix-turn-helix domain-containing protein — MLRKKRSIKQYDMARALGVSPSYLSKIETGSQDPTEKFKLSCAKYLKTTLDKLFNEQPVEEIYPEFSEGLTNKLWAKRRELGIKQYDMAKKLKVSTPFLSKVELGLLEPPEDFKNLASKTLKMKKEELFLQKVEY; from the coding sequence ATGCTCCGTAAAAAACGAAGTATAAAACAATACGATATGGCGAGAGCGCTTGGAGTTTCTCCAAGTTACCTTTCTAAAATCGAAACGGGAAGCCAGGACCCTACGGAAAAGTTTAAACTGTCCTGCGCAAAATATTTGAAAACCACTCTTGATAAATTGTTTAATGAGCAACCTGTTGAGGAAATCTATCCTGAATTTTCAGAAGGTCTTACCAATAAACTCTGGGCGAAACGCAGAGAGCTTGGAATTAAACAATATGATATGGCAAAAAAACTAAAAGTATCCACTCCGTTTCTTTCCAAAGTGGAACTTGGGCTTTTGGAACCGCCCGAAGATTTTAAAAACCTGGCTTCCAAAACCCTCAAAATGAAAAAAGAAGAATTATTCCTTCAAAAAGTCGAATATTAA